In Ahaetulla prasina isolate Xishuangbanna chromosome 5, ASM2864084v1, whole genome shotgun sequence, the following are encoded in one genomic region:
- the C5H11orf87 gene encoding uncharacterized protein C11orf87 homolog: MSAAELSKGSGFSLPPCLLNRTSGSSNASGTCITQMGQFFQSFSSTFVLIVLVALFCCLILLSLITFHIHKRKMKKRKMQKAQEEYERDHCSTSTSTQAGDSCEIPQGKESPSPGKIAQDSSIPSPSAPEAQNPHPERSDLETDTPGLLQTVVLS, encoded by the coding sequence ATGAGTGCGGCGGAGCTGTCCAAAGGGTCCGGCTtctccctgcccccctgcctttTGAATAGGACATCTGGCTCTTCCAACGCCAGCGGCACCTGCATCACGCAAATGGGGCAGTTCTTCCAGTCCTTCTCGTCCACTTTTGTCCTGATTGTCTTGGTCGCCCTCTTCTGCTGCCTGATCCTTCTCTCCCTGATCACTTTCCACATCCACAAGAGGAAGATGAAGAAACGGAAAATGCAGAAGGCTCAAGAAGAATATGAGCGGGACCACTGcagcaccagcaccagcaccCAGGCGGGGGATTCGTGTGAAATACCCCAAGGAAAAGAATCACCCAGTCCAGGGAAAATCGCCCAGGATTCTAGTATCCCTTCTCCTTCTGCTCCCGAAGCCCAGAATCCCCATCCGGAAAGATCGGATTTGGAAACAGATACTCCTGGGCTTTTGCAAACAGTGGTATTGTCTTGA